One genomic region from Candidatus Cloacimonadota bacterium encodes:
- a CDS encoding peroxidase, protein MAWIKQLKKEELTEEHEKYLKEMKTSWDRMGNILKVQSIKPSSMKQHALFYKSLMFEKSCLTRSQREMIAVVVSKVNLCEY, encoded by the coding sequence ATGGCTTGGATTAAACAGCTAAAGAAAGAAGAGCTTACGGAAGAGCATGAAAAATATTTGAAAGAGATGAAAACTTCCTGGGATCGAATGGGAAATATTCTTAAAGTTCAGAGTATTAAACCTTCCTCAATGAAGCAGCACGCTCTTTTCTACAAATCTTTAATGTTCGAAAAATCCTGCTTAACTCGTTCACAAAGAGAAATGATCGCGGTTGTTGTTTCCAAGGTAAATTTGTGTGAATACTGA
- a CDS encoding TerB family tellurite resistance protein, whose translation MARWNEGIERIISFTSEPDHSLEDFFKPKNYLPQSEEEKKIFEEFSLITSSMAILIHIAQADRVLKDEEKEQIVKDLIFQLEQRPYEFSKLSEKFGSYEKDIILNIFDKILADYKTGKLDLEKIVDVITMIYQNNPEKRYYLIRLCYYCALSDYDFDTAEKQAISSLAVKMKVPADELRRIEEEVKKEVLEK comes from the coding sequence ATGGCGCGTTGGAATGAAGGAATTGAAAGGATAATTTCTTTCACATCAGAACCTGATCACTCATTGGAAGATTTTTTTAAACCAAAGAATTATCTTCCACAATCTGAAGAGGAAAAGAAGATTTTCGAAGAATTTTCACTGATTACCAGCAGTATGGCAATTCTTATTCATATCGCACAAGCAGACAGAGTTCTGAAAGATGAAGAAAAAGAGCAGATAGTCAAAGACTTGATCTTTCAACTGGAGCAGCGACCTTATGAGTTCAGTAAGCTTTCAGAGAAATTCGGAAGTTATGAAAAAGATATCATCCTGAATATCTTTGATAAGATCCTTGCTGATTACAAAACTGGAAAACTGGATCTGGAAAAGATAGTTGATGTTATCACCATGATCTACCAGAACAATCCTGAAAAACGCTATTACCTGATCCGTTTGTGCTATTATTGTGCCCTTTCCGATTACGATTTCGACACAGCTGAAAAACAAGCTATTAGCAGTTTAGCTGTTAAAATGAAAGTACCGGCAGATGAGCTTAGACGCATCGAGGAAGAGGTTAAAAAAGAAGTTCTGGAAAAATAG
- a CDS encoding peroxidase, whose translation MNSIKQDFRTAEISNMEKSMLIYAEALATEPCRIAEKHIKHLREVGFDDEAILDINLISSYFSFVNRLSCGLGVELEDYLVNSK comes from the coding sequence GTGAATTCTATCAAACAGGATTTTAGAACTGCTGAAATTTCCAATATGGAAAAGTCCATGTTGATTTATGCTGAAGCTTTGGCTACAGAACCCTGTCGGATCGCTGAAAAACATATAAAGCATTTACGGGAAGTAGGCTTTGATGATGAAGCGATTTTGGATATAAACTTAATTTCCAGTTATTTCTCTTTCGTTAATAGACTTTCTTGTGGATTAGGTGTAGAATTGGAAGATTACTTGGTCAATTCAAAATAA